Proteins encoded by one window of Mus musculus strain C57BL/6J chromosome 10, GRCm38.p6 C57BL/6J:
- the Zbtb7a gene encoding zinc finger and BTB domain-containing protein 7A isoform X1, translated as MAGGVDGPIGIPFPDHSSDILSGLNEQRTQGLLCDVVILVEGREFPTHRSVLAACSQYFKKLFTSGAVVDQQNVYEIDFVSAEALTALMDFAYTATLTVSTANVGDILSAARLLEIPAVSHVCADLLERQILAADDVGDASQPDGAGPTDQRNLLRAKEYLEFFRSNPMNSLPPTAFPWSGFGAPDDDLDATKEAVAAAVAAVAAGDCNGLDFYGPGPPADRPPAGDGDEGDSTPGLWPERDEDAPPGGLFPPPTAPPATTQNGHYGRAGAGTGEEEAAALSEAAPEPGDSPGFLSGAAEGEDGDAADVDGLAASTLLQQMMSSVGRAGDSDEESRTDDKGVMDYYLKYFSGAHEGDVYPAWSQKGEKKIRAKAFQKCPICEKVIQGAGKLPRHIRTHTGEKPYECNICKVRFTRQDKLKVHMRKHTGEKPYLCQQCGAAFAHNYDLKNHMRVHTGLRPYQCDSCCKTFVRSDHLHRHLKKDGCNGVPSRRGRKPRVRGVPPDVPAGAGAPPGLPDAPRNGQEKHFKDEEEDEEEASPDGSGRLNVAGSGGDDGAGGPAVATAEGNFAT; from the exons ATGGCTGGCGGCGTGGACGGCCCCATCGGGATCCCGTTCCCGGACCACAGCAGCGACATCCTGAGCGGCCTGAACGAGCAGCGGACTCAGGGGCTGCTTTGCGACGTGGTGATTCTTGTGGAAGGACGTGAGTTCCCCACGCACCGCTCGGTGCTGGCCGCCTGCAGCCAGTACTTCAAGAAGCTGTTCACGTCGGGAGCTGTAGTGGACCAGCAGAACGTGTACGAGATCGACTTCGTGAGTGCCGAGGCACTGACGGCGCTCATGGACTTCGCCTACACCGCCACGCTCACGGTCAGCACGGCCAATGTGGGCGACATCCTGAGTGCAGCACGGCTGCTGGAGATCCCGGCCGTGAGCCACGTGTGCGCCGACCTGCTGGAGCGTCAGATTCTGGCGGCTGATGATGTGGGCGACGCGAGCCAGCCCGACGGGGCGGGCCCCACTGACCAGCGCAACCTGCTGCGTGCCAAGGAGTACCTGGAGTTCTTCCGCAGTAACCCCATGAATAGCCTGCCCCCCACTGCCTTCCCATGGTCTGGCTTCGGTGCCCCCGACGACGACCTGGACGCCACCAAGGAGGCTGTGGCCGCCGCTGTGGCCGCTGTGGCCGCAGGCGACTGCAATGGCTTGGACTTCTATGGCCCAGGGCCCCCGGCTGATCGGCCCCCAGCCGGCGATGGAGATGAGGGTGACAGTACCCCAGGGCTGTGGCCTGAGAGAGATGAAGATGCCCCGCCCGGAGGGCTCTTCCCACCTCCTACTGCCCCACCGGCCACCACACAGAACGGCCACTATGGCCGTGCAGGGGCTGGCACCGGTGAAGAAGAAGCGGCGGCTCTCTCTGAGGCCGCTCCAGAGCCGGGCGACTCCCCGGGCTTCCTGTCAGGCGCTGCAGAGGGCGAGGATGGGGACGCCGCTGATGTGGATGGGCTAGCGGCCAGCACGCTGCTACAGCAGATGATGTCATCGGTGGGCCGGGCCGGGGACAGTGATGAGGAGTCGCGAACCGACGACAAGGGCGTCATGGACTACTACCTGAAGTACTTCAGTGGAGCCCACGAGGGGGATGTGTACCCAGCCTGGTCACAGAAGGGTGAGAAGAAAATCCGGGCCAAGGCCTTCCAGAAGTGTCCCATCTGCGAGAAGGTGATTCAGGGTGCCGGCAAGCTGCCCCGTCACATCCGCACGCACACGGGCGAGAAGCCCTACGAGTGTAACATCTGTAAAGTTCGATTCACCAG ACAGGACAAGCTGAAGGTGCACATGCGGAAGCACACGGGTGAGAAGCCGTACCTGTGCCAGCAGTGCGGCGCCGCCTTCGCGCACAACTACGACCTGAAGAACCACATGCGGGTGCACACGGGGCTGCGGCCATACCAGTGCGATAGCTGCTGCAAGACCTTTGTGCGCTCCGACCATCTGCACAGACACCTCAAGAAGGACGGCTGCAATGGGGTCCCCTCGCGCCGCGGCCGCAAGCCCCGTGTGCGGGGTGTGCCACCCGATGTCCCTGCCGGGGCCGGCGCACCCCCCGGGCTCCCGGACGCCCCGCGCAATGGCCAGGAGAAGCACTTtaaggacgaggaggaggacgaggaggaggccAGCCCGGACGGCTCAGGCCGCCTGAATGTAGCGGGCAGCGGAGGAGACGATGGTGCAGGTGGCCCGGCGGTGGCCACCGCCGAGGGTAACTTCGCAACCTGA